The Cytobacillus firmus genome segment ATCTCTTCTTTAATATTCTCTGCTGATGACTCCAAAGCCTCTTCACTGCTTTTCCACTGAAAGTTTTCAAGAAGCTCATTGGCCTCAAGAGATATGGAAATGGCCAAGTCCTTCTCATTATGAAATGGCAGCCAGCCTCTCTCATCCCGAAACTGTGTGATTTTCTCTATCATTTTTTTCATAAAAGAACCTCCGGACACCATATTATTACATTTACTATTTTATCATTTTGGCTCTAATGAGCGGTGAAAGAAGCCTCTTTTAAAAGCACTTTTTACACTATTTTATGCCAAAGTTCCTATTCAATTAAATACCAGAGTCTATTAAGATGGGAATAGAAGAAAATGGAATTTATAATGCGGAGCTGATTCTGTTGAAGGTTTTAGAAGCAGATTCCCTGCTTGCAGGAATCGACGAGACGAGCAATCAATTATCCATCCTTAAAGATCAGATAAGTCAAGTTCAGGTATCCATCCAGGAGCTGGTGTCTCTTGAA includes the following:
- a CDS encoding nucleotide pyrophosphohydrolase; its protein translation is MKKMIEKITQFRDERGWLPFHNEKDLAISISLEANELLENFQWKSSEEALESSAENIKEEMADVLIYLLQLADKMDIDLEEEVLKKMEKNAIKYPINK